Proteins from a genomic interval of Polaribacter sp. Q13:
- a CDS encoding haloalkane dehalogenase — translation MTNKKQISAAFPFESKFQEVLDSKMHYVDEGDKNSKETFLLIHGNPTSSYLWRNIIPHVSPLGRVVVPDLIGMGKSDKPDIDYTLKDHIAYLDAFVEKLGLKNVILVIQDWGSGLGFNYANQHRGNVKGIVFFEAMVQVSYWKNTTKETEALFKKFRDPVEGHEMIVKNNFFIEAMLPMMAGRELTKEEMDHYRAPYMEEKSRKPLFMWPGQISFDGVPKFSTDIVNSYNEYHKNSDVPKLLFYAEPGLIINRKLGEHIAETWKNVTAVDLGEGKHYLQESHPHEIGEGIVDWYKKTLNK, via the coding sequence ATGACAAACAAAAAACAAATATCAGCAGCGTTTCCTTTTGAGTCTAAATTTCAAGAAGTATTAGATTCTAAAATGCATTATGTAGATGAAGGAGATAAAAATTCAAAAGAGACTTTTTTACTCATACACGGTAATCCTACATCAAGTTATTTATGGCGAAACATCATTCCGCATGTAAGTCCGTTAGGTCGTGTAGTTGTTCCAGATCTTATTGGAATGGGCAAATCTGACAAGCCAGATATAGACTACACATTAAAAGATCACATTGCTTATTTAGATGCATTTGTTGAAAAGTTAGGGCTAAAAAACGTCATTCTAGTAATACAAGATTGGGGTTCTGGTTTAGGTTTCAATTATGCCAATCAGCATAGAGGAAATGTAAAAGGAATAGTGTTTTTTGAAGCTATGGTTCAAGTTTCTTATTGGAAAAATACGACTAAAGAGACCGAAGCACTATTCAAAAAATTCCGTGACCCTGTAGAAGGACATGAAATGATTGTTAAAAACAACTTCTTTATTGAAGCTATGCTACCTATGATGGCAGGCAGAGAATTAACTAAAGAAGAAATGGACCATTACCGAGCTCCTTATATGGAAGAAAAGAGTCGTAAACCACTGTTTATGTGGCCAGGTCAAATTTCGTTTGATGGTGTTCCAAAATTCAGCACTGACATTGTTAATTCATATAATGAATATCATAAAAATTCAGACGTTCCTAAGTTGCTCTTTTATGCAGAACCAGGACTAATAATTAATCGAAAATTAGGTGAGCATATAGCTGAAACTTGGAAAAATGTTACTGCAGTAGATTTAGGTGAAGGAAAGCATTATCTACAAGAATCACATCCACACGAAATTGGAGAAGGTATTGTAGATTGGTATAAAAAAACATTAAATAAATAA
- a CDS encoding MoxR family ATPase — MEIPNNEEPQENISFENRIDLSELQESVFKIKQQLKKVIVGQKDMMDLLIVALLADGHVLIEGVPGVAKTITAKLLARTIDVGFSRIQFTPDLMPSDILGTSVFNVKTSEFEFKKGPIFSSMILIDEINRAPAKTQAALFEVMEEKQITIDGQTFKLQEPFVVLATQNPIEQEGTYRLPEAQLDRFLFKINVDYPNADEELQILLKEQALENTTKASKIETVITGAKIVEFRNLVNQIKIEENLLKYIANIVVNTRSNSFLYLGASPRASIAILGASKAFAAIEGRDFVTPEDIKRATIPVLQHRVIVTPEREMEGLTSKQIIEQIIEAVEIPR, encoded by the coding sequence ATGGAAATACCAAATAACGAAGAACCACAAGAGAACATCTCTTTTGAAAATAGAATCGATTTATCTGAATTACAAGAGAGTGTTTTTAAGATAAAACAACAATTAAAAAAAGTAATTGTCGGTCAAAAAGACATGATGGATTTATTGATTGTTGCACTGCTTGCAGACGGTCATGTTTTAATTGAAGGTGTACCTGGAGTTGCCAAAACCATTACCGCAAAATTGTTAGCAAGAACCATTGATGTTGGTTTTAGTAGAATTCAGTTTACACCAGATTTAATGCCTTCGGATATTTTAGGAACTTCTGTTTTTAATGTGAAAACATCTGAATTTGAGTTTAAAAAAGGCCCTATTTTCTCTAGCATGATTCTAATCGATGAAATAAACAGAGCACCTGCCAAAACACAAGCTGCTTTGTTTGAAGTGATGGAAGAAAAACAAATTACTATAGACGGTCAAACCTTTAAACTACAAGAGCCTTTTGTGGTTTTAGCAACGCAAAACCCTATAGAACAAGAAGGAACCTATCGTTTACCAGAAGCGCAATTAGACCGTTTTTTATTCAAAATTAACGTCGATTACCCGAATGCTGATGAGGAATTACAAATTCTTTTAAAGGAACAAGCGTTAGAAAACACCACAAAAGCGAGTAAAATAGAAACCGTTATTACTGGAGCAAAAATAGTTGAGTTTAGAAATTTAGTCAATCAGATTAAAATTGAAGAGAATTTACTAAAGTACATTGCCAATATTGTGGTGAATACACGCTCTAACTCCTTTTTATATTTAGGAGCGTCGCCAAGAGCAAGTATTGCTATTTTAGGTGCTTCTAAAGCATTTGCAGCCATTGAAGGAAGAGATTTCGTAACACCAGAAGACATTAAGAGAGCTACCATCCCTGTATTACAACACAGAGTCATTGTAACGCCAGAAAGAGAAATGGAAGGTTTAACAAGTAAACAAATTATAGAGCAAATTATTGAAGCAGTGGAAATTCCAAGGTAA
- a CDS encoding RDD family protein: MKRLQIKTAQNVNINFTLANVGQRLFAFGIDNILKFAYIYFAIKMLDFKMFETAVEGDSWSLRAIDIMIFLPVTFYSLYTEILLGGQTVGKKLLHLKVINIEGFKPSTTDFVIRWFLRVVDFNLFTLLFVYVASLGLDGEVVLLMLLFFFGKMIGFFLILFTKNQQRFGDIIANTVVIYLKDNVKFSETILEDISNTYIPTYPNVIKLSDNDARIIKSTFQNALKFNDYKTLIKLRSKVLEVTGIKSVHKSDKEFIDIVLKDYNFYTQNM, from the coding sequence ATGAAAAGACTCCAAATAAAAACAGCACAAAATGTCAACATCAATTTTACCCTTGCAAATGTGGGGCAAAGGCTCTTTGCGTTTGGTATAGATAACATTTTAAAATTTGCTTATATCTATTTTGCTATTAAAATGTTAGACTTTAAAATGTTTGAAACCGCGGTAGAAGGAGATTCTTGGTCTTTACGTGCCATCGATATTATGATTTTTTTACCCGTTACTTTTTATTCTTTGTATACAGAGATTTTGTTAGGCGGACAAACAGTGGGTAAAAAACTATTGCATTTAAAAGTAATCAATATTGAGGGTTTTAAACCCTCTACAACCGATTTTGTAATCCGATGGTTTTTAAGAGTCGTAGATTTTAACCTTTTTACCTTATTATTTGTTTATGTGGCGTCTTTAGGGTTAGATGGTGAAGTTGTTTTATTAATGCTGCTATTTTTCTTCGGAAAAATGATTGGTTTCTTTTTGATATTATTCACCAAAAACCAACAACGTTTTGGAGATATCATAGCCAATACTGTTGTTATTTACCTAAAGGATAATGTAAAGTTTTCTGAAACTATTTTAGAAGACATTTCAAATACGTACATACCAACGTATCCGAATGTGATAAAATTATCTGACAATGATGCCCGTATTATTAAAAGTACGTTTCAAAATGCACTTAAATTTAACGATTACAAAACACTCATTAAACTACGATCTAAGGTACTAGAAGTTACGGGTATTAAATCTGTACATAAAAGTGATAAAGAGTTTATAGATATTGTTTTAAAGGATTATAATTTCTATACGCAGAATATGTAA
- a CDS encoding pseudouridine synthase, with amino-acid sequence MEIPVIYQDEYIICVAKPNNVLVHHAHHSRNVADEQSLLQLLDEQIGGKFYPIHRLDRKTSGIILLAKETKYVSKFQDLFTANEIQKTYYGVVRGFSPETKVIDSPVKGRDANVHKEALTHLKTLEQVTLDIPVKPYDSSRYSLVELSPKTGRMHQLRVHSNKISHPLIGDTKYGDKNHDVMFEENFGWKNMFLHAGKLEFKHPFTEEELILKASFPEDWIALFKAFSWKNPHE; translated from the coding sequence ATGGAAATCCCTGTAATTTACCAAGATGAGTATATTATTTGTGTTGCAAAGCCCAATAACGTACTCGTACATCACGCGCATCATTCTAGAAATGTTGCTGATGAGCAGTCTCTTTTACAACTGCTAGACGAACAAATAGGTGGAAAATTTTACCCGATTCATCGCTTAGACAGAAAAACATCTGGCATTATTTTACTAGCTAAGGAAACGAAGTATGTTTCTAAGTTTCAAGATTTGTTTACGGCTAACGAAATTCAGAAAACCTACTATGGAGTTGTCCGTGGTTTTTCTCCGGAAACAAAAGTTATTGATTCTCCTGTAAAAGGTAGAGATGCAAACGTACATAAAGAAGCCTTAACACACTTAAAAACGTTAGAACAAGTTACACTAGACATCCCTGTAAAACCATACGATTCTTCTCGTTATAGTTTGGTAGAACTATCTCCAAAAACTGGAAGAATGCATCAATTACGTGTGCATTCTAACAAAATAAGTCACCCTTTAATTGGTGACACAAAATATGGTGATAAAAACCATGATGTAATGTTTGAAGAAAATTTTGGTTGGAAAAACATGTTTTTACATGCTGGAAAATTAGAATTTAAACATCCTTTTACAGAAGAAGAGTTAATCTTAAAAGCTTCTTTTCCCGAAGATTGGATAGCCTTATTTAAAGCTTTTTCTTGGAAAAACCCACATGAGTAG
- a CDS encoding DUF805 domain-containing protein, whose protein sequence is MNWYLKVVKEHYADFNGRARREEFWMFTLFNAIISIVITFVFAGIGIALESPLLGGLSYIYTLAVLVPSLAVLVRRLHDTGKSGWFFLIALIPLIGSIWLLVILCTDSVSGANKWGENPKGIGNNSTINEIGRE, encoded by the coding sequence ATGAATTGGTATTTAAAAGTAGTAAAAGAACATTACGCAGATTTTAACGGTAGAGCAAGAAGAGAAGAATTTTGGATGTTTACACTATTTAATGCAATAATTTCTATTGTAATAACTTTTGTGTTTGCTGGAATTGGTATCGCTTTAGAGTCGCCTTTATTAGGGGGATTAAGTTATATTTATACTTTGGCCGTTTTAGTACCAAGTTTAGCTGTTCTTGTAAGAAGATTACATGATACAGGAAAAAGTGGTTGGTTCTTTTTAATTGCACTAATACCTTTAATTGGCTCTATTTGGTTATTGGTAATATTGTGTACAGATAGTGTTTCTGGTGCAAATAAATGGGGTGAAAACCCAAAAGGAATTGGAAATAATTCTACAATAAATGAAATTGGGAGAGAATAA
- a CDS encoding DUF58 domain-containing protein yields MKHFYNTLFLNNRFFYLLGGIAALFVVGFFIPLFFVVAKMLLFILVVLVLVDIFILYNTKNAITVNRYLPERLSNGDENKISMQLQSFYGFRTHLSIIEEIPFQFQKRDFIFNIILSKKEEKTIHYDLTPTERGVYLFGNINVYASSPLQLATKKHVLGEEKELKCYPSFLKLREFDFRAFNNDAVSYGTKKVRRIGHSLEFEQIKEYVSGDDIRSLNWKATAKRNQLMINQYVEEKSQPVYSIIDKGRAMQMHFNNLSLLDYAINSTLAISNVILRKQDKAGMLSFSTKLEDWVVAEKRNSQMSLISEALHNIKTDFSESDFSTLYAVVKRKITQRSLLILYTNFETMDGLKRQLPYLRALAKNHLVLVIFFENTDLEALTTSKSEDVLDVYDSIIAEKFMYEKKNIVKELKKYGIQSVLTKPKNLTGDTINKYLELKSRGLF; encoded by the coding sequence TTGAAACATTTTTACAACACTTTATTCTTAAACAACCGATTTTTCTACCTTTTAGGTGGAATTGCCGCCCTTTTTGTGGTTGGATTTTTCATTCCTCTCTTTTTTGTAGTAGCTAAAATGTTGCTTTTTATTTTAGTGGTACTGGTATTGGTAGATATTTTTATTTTATACAACACCAAGAACGCAATTACAGTAAACAGGTATTTACCAGAACGCTTATCGAATGGCGATGAAAATAAAATATCGATGCAATTGCAGAGTTTTTACGGATTTAGAACACATCTTTCTATCATAGAAGAAATTCCGTTTCAGTTTCAAAAAAGAGATTTTATCTTCAATATTATTTTATCAAAAAAAGAAGAAAAAACAATTCACTACGATTTAACTCCAACTGAACGAGGTGTTTATTTATTTGGAAATATTAATGTATACGCAAGTTCACCTTTGCAATTAGCAACTAAAAAACACGTTTTAGGAGAAGAAAAAGAGCTCAAATGTTATCCTTCGTTTTTAAAGTTGCGTGAATTCGATTTTAGAGCTTTTAACAATGATGCGGTTTCTTATGGGACAAAGAAAGTACGTAGAATCGGTCATTCTTTAGAGTTTGAGCAGATTAAAGAATATGTTTCGGGTGATGATATTCGGTCTTTAAACTGGAAAGCCACTGCAAAGAGAAATCAGTTAATGATCAATCAGTATGTAGAAGAAAAATCGCAACCTGTATATTCTATTATTGATAAAGGTCGTGCTATGCAGATGCATTTCAATAATTTAAGTCTGTTAGATTATGCTATTAATTCTACGTTGGCCATTAGCAATGTTATTTTAAGAAAGCAAGACAAAGCAGGTATGTTGTCTTTTTCAACAAAGTTGGAAGATTGGGTAGTTGCAGAGAAAAGGAACTCTCAAATGAGTTTAATTTCAGAAGCTTTACACAACATAAAAACAGATTTCTCAGAATCGGATTTTAGTACGTTATATGCCGTTGTTAAAAGAAAAATTACACAAAGAAGCTTGTTAATTCTTTATACAAATTTCGAAACTATGGATGGTTTAAAGAGACAACTCCCTTATTTAAGAGCGTTGGCAAAAAACCATTTGGTGCTAGTTATCTTTTTTGAAAACACTGATTTAGAAGCATTAACAACCTCAAAATCAGAAGATGTTTTAGACGTCTATGACAGTATTATTGCTGAAAAATTTATGTACGAAAAGAAAAACATTGTAAAAGAACTTAAAAAGTATGGTATACAATCTGTTTTAACAAAGCCAAAAAACTTAACGGGAGATACAATAAACAAGTATTTAGAGTTAAAATCGAGAGGTCTTTTTTAA
- a CDS encoding multidrug effflux MFS transporter, translating to MKIRQKSESEFIIVMASLMSLVAFAIDALLPAVADISKTIHIADPKNNQLFITMIFLGIGFGQLVSGPLSDSFGRKPVIYIGFTVFVFASFICLFATDLDTMIVGRLLQGVGLSAPRTISIAMVRDRFNGNYMARVMSFITVIFLLIPVIAPALGKLLLDAYGWKSIFYSQLVVGVFIMLWVWKRQPETLKIEKRKKFRLALFVDGLKEFIKYKYAVIFTIFSGFITGSFMVYLSASQHIFVEQYNLEEEFPFIFAGLAISIGLATFLNGKLVVKIGMFKLVFFFTAMFTIVSLLYIVFFWGDSNPSIYILLLFFGLQFFSIGFLFGNTRALAMEPIGHIAGVGAAINGFVSTIMAVPIATYIGSYITTTALPLFIGFFVCGAISLLLITLLKFRKN from the coding sequence GTGAAAATCAGACAAAAATCAGAATCGGAATTTATTATTGTAATGGCTTCATTAATGTCGTTAGTTGCTTTTGCAATAGACGCTTTGTTGCCGGCTGTTGCAGATATTAGCAAGACCATTCATATTGCAGATCCAAAAAACAATCAGCTATTTATTACCATGATTTTTTTAGGTATTGGTTTTGGGCAACTTGTTTCCGGGCCATTATCTGATAGTTTTGGTAGAAAACCTGTTATTTATATCGGTTTTACAGTTTTTGTATTCGCTAGTTTTATTTGTCTTTTTGCTACAGATTTAGATACTATGATTGTAGGTCGACTTTTACAAGGAGTTGGTTTGTCTGCACCTAGAACTATAAGCATCGCCATGGTTAGGGACCGTTTTAACGGTAACTATATGGCAAGAGTGATGTCTTTTATCACCGTTATTTTTCTATTAATACCTGTTATAGCACCTGCTTTAGGTAAGTTACTACTAGATGCTTACGGTTGGAAATCTATTTTTTATAGTCAGTTAGTTGTAGGAGTTTTTATTATGCTTTGGGTTTGGAAACGACAACCAGAAACTTTAAAAATAGAAAAAAGAAAGAAATTTAGGTTAGCACTTTTTGTAGATGGTCTTAAAGAATTTATAAAGTATAAATACGCGGTAATTTTTACCATATTTTCTGGTTTTATAACGGGTTCTTTTATGGTGTATCTAAGCGCTAGTCAACATATTTTTGTAGAACAATATAATTTAGAAGAAGAATTTCCTTTTATTTTTGCTGGTTTGGCTATAAGTATTGGTTTGGCTACTTTTTTAAACGGAAAACTAGTTGTAAAAATAGGAATGTTTAAATTAGTTTTCTTTTTCACAGCCATGTTTACAATAGTTTCACTACTATATATTGTCTTTTTCTGGGGAGATTCAAATCCTAGTATTTATATTTTATTGCTCTTTTTTGGATTGCAATTTTTTTCAATTGGTTTTCTATTTGGTAACACCAGAGCATTAGCTATGGAACCAATTGGTCATATTGCTGGAGTTGGAGCCGCAATAAATGGTTTTGTTTCTACAATTATGGCAGTGCCAATTGCCACTTATATTGGCAGCTACATTACCACTACTGCTTTACCTCTATTCATTGGTTTTTTTGTTTGCGGTGCTATTTCTTTACTTTTAATTACACTTCTAAAATTTAGAAAAAACTAA
- a CDS encoding stage II sporulation protein M, translating to MREVAFIKQNKEKWLEFELGFSNKEKKSPDDIANLHIQIMNDLVYAQTYYPKSKVTEYLNKLAKSSFDKVYHSKRRNRNVFLYFFFDKVPLLAYQYRKLIYLSFIVFFACFFIGLLSTLNDASFARQILGDSYVEKTLENIESGDAMAIYKGGSNWGTFIGIYDNNQRVGLNMFLSGLFLGIGTGFYVVYNAIMVAVFQAFFYQNNSLFDSLKGIWIHGTYEIFGMIIEAAAGYIIGASILFPGAYKRFESFKIGVKAAFYIFISTIPFTLAAAFLEGYITRYSNIMPTILCFAIIGFSLISISYYYLVFPFKVANKYNLR from the coding sequence ATGAGAGAGGTCGCTTTTATAAAGCAAAATAAAGAAAAATGGCTCGAATTTGAACTAGGTTTTTCAAATAAAGAGAAAAAAAGTCCGGATGACATAGCTAACCTGCATATTCAGATCATGAATGATTTGGTATATGCACAAACGTATTACCCAAAAAGTAAGGTTACAGAGTATTTAAATAAGTTGGCAAAATCTAGCTTTGATAAGGTATACCACTCAAAAAGGCGTAATAGAAATGTGTTTTTATATTTCTTTTTTGATAAAGTACCACTACTCGCCTACCAATACAGAAAACTCATTTACTTATCGTTTATCGTCTTTTTTGCCTGTTTTTTCATCGGATTATTATCTACATTGAATGATGCTTCTTTTGCACGACAAATTTTGGGTGATAGTTATGTAGAAAAAACCTTAGAAAACATAGAAAGTGGCGATGCCATGGCCATCTATAAAGGCGGAAGCAATTGGGGAACTTTTATTGGTATATACGATAACAACCAACGTGTAGGTTTAAATATGTTTTTATCTGGCCTGTTTTTAGGAATTGGCACTGGGTTTTATGTAGTTTATAATGCCATTATGGTGGCGGTTTTTCAGGCTTTCTTTTATCAGAATAATAGTTTGTTTGATAGTTTAAAAGGAATCTGGATTCATGGAACTTACGAAATTTTCGGAATGATTATAGAAGCTGCTGCTGGTTATATTATTGGCGCAAGCATCTTGTTTCCGGGCGCTTACAAACGTTTCGAATCTTTTAAAATTGGGGTAAAAGCGGCGTTTTATATTTTTATAAGCACCATTCCGTTTACCTTAGCCGCAGCATTTTTAGAAGGGTATATTACACGATATTCTAATATAATGCCTACTATTCTATGTTTTGCTATTATTGGCTTTAGCCTTATTTCTATAAGTTATTATTATTTGGTTTTTCCTTTTAAAGTAGCCAATAAATACAATTTACGTTAA
- a CDS encoding CPXCG motif-containing cysteine-rich protein has product MELEHFFQCPHCWEEISMILDSSVHQQTYIEDCEVCCNPIEITPIFEDGELVSFNAQSIDQ; this is encoded by the coding sequence GTGGAGTTAGAGCACTTTTTTCAATGTCCACATTGTTGGGAAGAAATCTCAATGATTTTAGACAGCAGTGTGCATCAACAAACGTATATAGAAGATTGCGAAGTCTGTTGCAATCCCATAGAAATTACGCCAATTTTTGAGGATGGTGAACTTGTTAGTTTTAACGCGCAGTCAATAGATCAATAA
- a CDS encoding TlpA disulfide reductase family protein, with protein sequence MRKLVIFLSLVFITLTSCKTDVKKEVIKSGFSVNGTLSTTNSSLVYLLNDLNVKIDSSKINKNSFTFNGFVDSAKDYKIQVQNQTKKHPIIIENSKYSVFVDKNDITIIGGLLNTKQQKFNSLKKELSFKKLALLDSFMVKKITSKDFRKSIEEINSELKILNSDYIIANANNLLSSTLFLTPQNFDLEELKSIVSNTEVAKSTILKTLLDKEITRQQQIFDAELAEKNKIVAAKKVYRKPAIMFSGDGLNRELISLESIIKGNKIVLIDFWASWCGPCRMVTPRVREIYNKYKNKGFTILTVSEDKNRETWKSGIEQDNMLSWHHIFDDYGRISSMYGIKSIPYMVLIDGNGRIIKEKISVSELEYQLQKLL encoded by the coding sequence ATGCGTAAACTAGTTATTTTTTTAAGTTTAGTTTTCATTACACTTACTTCTTGTAAGACCGATGTTAAAAAAGAAGTAATTAAAAGTGGTTTTTCCGTAAATGGGACTTTATCTACCACAAATTCTTCTCTCGTTTATTTACTTAACGATCTAAATGTAAAAATAGATTCTTCTAAAATTAACAAGAACTCTTTTACCTTTAACGGTTTTGTAGATTCTGCAAAAGACTATAAAATACAAGTACAAAATCAAACTAAAAAACACCCAATAATTATAGAGAATAGTAAGTATTCCGTTTTTGTAGACAAAAACGACATTACCATTATAGGAGGTTTATTAAACACGAAACAACAGAAATTTAATTCCTTAAAAAAAGAGCTAAGCTTCAAAAAATTAGCTTTATTAGACTCTTTTATGGTTAAAAAAATAACCTCTAAAGATTTTCGAAAATCTATTGAAGAAATAAATTCTGAACTTAAAATCTTAAATTCTGATTATATTATTGCCAACGCAAATAACCTTCTATCATCTACGCTCTTTTTAACACCTCAAAACTTTGATTTAGAAGAGCTTAAAAGCATTGTAAGTAATACTGAAGTTGCAAAATCAACCATTTTAAAAACTCTTTTAGATAAAGAAATTACCAGGCAACAACAAATTTTTGATGCTGAATTGGCTGAAAAAAATAAAATAGTAGCTGCTAAAAAAGTATACAGAAAACCAGCTATTATGTTTTCTGGTGATGGCTTAAACAGAGAGTTAATTTCCTTAGAATCCATTATAAAAGGCAATAAAATAGTGTTAATAGATTTTTGGGCAAGTTGGTGCGGACCTTGTAGAATGGTAACGCCTAGAGTTAGAGAAATCTATAACAAGTACAAAAACAAAGGTTTTACAATTCTTACGGTTTCTGAAGATAAAAACAGGGAAACTTGGAAATCTGGTATTGAACAAGACAATATGTTAAGCTGGCATCATATTTTTGATGATTATGGCCGAATTTCTTCTATGTATGGTATTAAATCAATTCCTTATATGGTTTTAATAGATGGAAACGGTCGTATTATTAAAGAAAAGATATCTGTTTCTGAATTAGAGTATCAACTTCAAAAATTATTATAA
- a CDS encoding DUF4350 domain-containing protein: MVLQHIKKYAPLLLLLAFISCNKTDWNENFKEKEKSPFGNYIAYHEVENLFKDQEVTLLKENIYDYLEFNADFDSLKKHNYVCIKHSGYKYTNNGTTALLDFVSKGNNVFLAFNSFKDTLKSSLKFTTNNLDDKVFSVKDLKKLKGTFELNNNNFSKTSFSFDRNIRRNYFLQYDENTTSVLGTFEVDGEKVPNFIKIHHGKGAFYLHIQPIAFTNYYLLNNNEEYMANVFSYLPNADVIWDTHIKSSKHADKKEDNSNVFKFFLEHPTLTWFLFVSLMGLLLFMLFNARRKQRAIPIIEPLKNSTVEFTQTIANLYLKEQDHKNLVDKKIAYFLEKVRSKYLLDTSNLNTDFIEKLAAKSGNDLQRTKYLVNSIITLNKKTECLEEELVVLHKMIENFLNN, from the coding sequence ATGGTACTTCAGCATATAAAAAAATACGCTCCGCTCCTGCTCTTGTTAGCATTCATAAGCTGTAATAAAACAGACTGGAACGAAAACTTTAAAGAGAAAGAGAAAAGTCCGTTTGGCAATTATATAGCATATCATGAGGTAGAAAACCTTTTTAAAGACCAAGAAGTTACCTTACTCAAAGAAAATATTTATGATTATTTAGAATTCAATGCAGATTTTGACAGCTTAAAAAAACACAATTACGTTTGTATAAAGCACAGTGGATATAAATATACAAATAACGGTACTACAGCGCTTTTAGACTTTGTATCTAAAGGAAATAATGTCTTTTTAGCTTTCAATAGTTTTAAAGACACTTTAAAATCTTCTTTAAAATTCACCACCAATAATTTAGATGATAAAGTATTTTCTGTAAAGGATTTAAAGAAGTTAAAAGGAACTTTTGAGTTAAATAACAACAATTTTTCTAAAACTTCTTTTTCTTTTGATAGAAATATTAGAAGAAACTACTTTTTACAATACGATGAAAATACAACCAGTGTTTTAGGAACTTTTGAGGTTGATGGAGAAAAAGTACCTAACTTTATTAAAATCCATCACGGAAAAGGCGCTTTCTATTTACACATTCAACCAATTGCATTCACTAATTATTACTTGTTAAATAATAACGAAGAATATATGGCAAATGTATTTTCATATTTGCCAAATGCAGACGTTATTTGGGATACACATATAAAATCTAGCAAACATGCAGATAAAAAAGAAGACAACTCTAATGTGTTTAAATTCTTTTTAGAACACCCTACATTAACGTGGTTTTTATTTGTTTCCTTAATGGGGTTATTACTGTTTATGCTTTTTAATGCAAGAAGAAAACAACGTGCAATTCCTATTATAGAACCTTTAAAAAACTCGACAGTAGAATTTACACAAACCATTGCCAATTTGTATTTAAAAGAACAAGATCATAAGAATTTAGTTGATAAAAAAATAGCTTACTTTTTAGAGAAAGTAAGGTCTAAATACCTTTTAGATACTAGTAATTTAAATACTGATTTTATTGAAAAACTAGCCGCTAAATCTGGAAATGATTTGCAAAGAACAAAGTATTTAGTGAATTCAATTATTACTTTAAATAAAAAGACAGAATGTCTTGAAGAAGAATTAGTTGTATTGCATAAAATGATAGAAAATTTCTTAAATAACTAA